From the genome of Myxococcales bacterium:
GTCTTCAACCCGGAGGTGGTATGAGCCCCGGGGCGTGCCCGGCGGGGGCGCCGGCCGGGCCTTTTTGCCCAAGGCGGCGTATTGACGCGCGAAAACGTCCACAGGCAGGCGCGCGGCGGTTGACTGAGTGAACTTTTCGTAGAACATTTGACCCCCAAAAAATCGGCACATCAAACCAACGAGAGCGTGATTCATGGCTTTGGCATCAGTCCGTAAGGCGGAAGTTGTAAAAAAGTATCAGCGAGCCCCGGTCGACACCGGCTCGCCCGAGGTGCAGATTGCGTTGCTTTCCGAGCGCATCAACCACTTGACCGAGCACTTCCGCACCCACAAAAAAGACCACCACTCGCGCCGTGGTCTGCTCAAGCTCGTCGGGCGCCGTAGGCGGCTGCTCGACTTCTTGCGCGGCGAAGACGTCGAGCGCTACCGCGTGCTCATTCAAAGTCTCGGGATCCGCAAGTAAGCGGTCCAGCTGGCTTTGGGGTCGGTCTTTGGCCGGCCCTCCCTTCATTTTCACTCACGCGCGCGGTTTCGCATACGGGCTGGGCACGGGCGATCGGCATAGGGCCGGTCGCCGGTTCGTGCCGGCGTACGCCGTGTGTTCGCGCGACATCAACCCGACCCCGGGGATGTGCGTTCGTCCTTTTTCCCGTCGGTTCGATGGGCC
Proteins encoded in this window:
- the rpsO gene encoding 30S ribosomal protein S15, which gives rise to MALASVRKAEVVKKYQRAPVDTGSPEVQIALLSERINHLTEHFRTHKKDHHSRRGLLKLVGRRRRLLDFLRGEDVERYRVLIQSLGIRK